The segment CGTGTCGCTCGCGGGGAGCCTGGAGTCGCTCGCGAAGCAGCCCAGCGGGACGGTGCAGGTGCTCGGGGCGGAGGACGCGCTGTTCGCGCACCTCCGCGGCCGCGCCTCGTCCCCGAAGCACGGCATCATCTACACGCACGAGTACGTCCGCGGCACGCACCCCGAAAATCGGGGGTCCGCGTCGCGAGCGCTCGCGGGGAAGCTCGCCATCGCGGCCCGCATCGACCACTACAGCGGCGAGCGCAAGCCCGAGATCGAGGCGGAGCTCGACGAGCGCATCGCGACCATCCGCGCCCGCACCGGCGACGAGATGCCAGCTGATACTACCGACGACGGAGGTGACGAGGCGTGACCGACGGCGTCGACCTCCCGGCGGGCGTCGAGCGACGGGAGTTCGGGGACGGCGAGACGCTCGCGACGCGCGGGCCCGCAGTCGGTCCGGAGGCGACCGACGGCGAGTGGCGGGCGTGGGACGCGACCCGGTCGAAGCTCGCCGCGACGTACGCGGTCGGCCTCGATCCCGGCCTCGCCGCCGACGCGACCGTCCTCTACCTCGGTGCGGCCGCTGGGACGACGGCGAGTCACGTCGCAGACGTCGCCGGTCCGACGTACGCCGTCGAGTTCGCGCCCCGACCGGTCCGGGACCTCTGCCGCGTCGCGGCGGACCGCGACCG is part of the Halorubellus sp. JP-L1 genome and harbors:
- a CDS encoding fibrillarin-like rRNA/tRNA 2'-O-methyltransferase — its product is MTDGVDLPAGVERREFGDGETLATRGPAVGPEATDGEWRAWDATRSKLAATYAVGLDPGLAADATVLYLGAAAGTTASHVADVAGPTYAVEFAPRPVRDLCRVAADRDRLFPLLADARKPREYAHVVEADCDLLVQDVATRGQADVALRNRQFLADDGRLALAIKARSEDVTGDPDDVFDAVLDDLREGYDVLETASLEPYHDDHLAVVASPK